The sequence below is a genomic window from Thalassomonas haliotis.
TGCACCATGTTACCGGCCCCTATGCCGACCTTTATCGGGATTTGTTCCGCCAGGTTTTCCCCGTTGATCCTGAAGATACTGGCTCCCTCGCGCCTGAGCACCAGGGCATCCCGGGGGACGGCAAGCACGGTCTTGCTTTCGCCGTAGGCAATGGCGACTTTTATATCCAGTCCTATCGGCCAGTCAAAGCCGGACATATCCAGGCGAACTTCCATCAAGTGTGAGCGTTGATCTGCCACGGGGATCAGGCTTTTTATCTTCGCCAGGCCTTTGCCTAACGGTGATTCAACGGCTAAGTTTTTCGCTTTTTGTAAATAACGGTAGGCGGTGAGCGGCGCAAATACCGAAGCTTCGATATTCTCGGTTTCGACCACCCGGATAATGGCGGTGCCGTCTTTAACATATTCCCCCTGATTGCTGAGCCGTTCTACCACTAAGCCGTTAAAAGGGGCCTTTAAACGGGTAAATGCCAGGTTTTGCCGGGTCCGGGCGAGCTTGGTTTCGGCGATCGTCAGTTCACCCCGGGCAATATCCCGCTGGGAAATATTTTCGTCGAGATCTGTGATCGCCGACAGGTTTATTTTCGCCAGGGTTTTTTTCCGTTCAACTTCTGATTGTAAAAAGATTAATTTTGCTTTGGCATTTTCTATGGCGGCAAGGTCTTGTTGCTGTTGAATGAGCAGCTGGCTGTCGTCGACTGTGGCTAGAATATCGCCTTTACGGACCCGGGTGCCGGGATGCAGCAGCGTTACCAGCCGACCGGAGACTTCGGCGGCTATTTGCGAATTGTTTGGGCTGACCAGGGTGCCCGATACCCAGGAAACCGGCGATAAAGGGGTTATTTTGGCCGGCACGACATTGACGCTGGCCGGGGGGAAACCCTGAGCAATAACTGCTACCGGCATAAGCAGCATAGCAGTCAAAGTGAGTGTGTTTAAATACGAAGTTTTTGCCATATCTGCTTCTGTCAGCCTTATCCCATAAACTCTGAGCGTGATTTATTAGCGGTAAATTTTTGTGCCAGAGCCTTTATTGATAACACTAATCGATGTTAACAGCTGAGGTGGGCTTGTTATTCATCGAGATTGGCAGCTAAGGAAAAGTTCTTGTTGAAGAGCTGTCTGCTGCAAGCTGCTGGTTATATTAAACTTGTCTTTGCTTCTTCACCGGTTTAATTTTTACTGGCTTTATCATAATGAGACACATTCGTAAAAACTTCAAATTTAAGGCTTTTTTTCTTAATTACTTGCTGCTTCTTGCCTGAAAAATGCAGGGTTATCATCTAGGATTATTATTGACGGAAACTGAACAGGAGATAATAAATGAAAGGTAATGATAAAGTACTTGCCAGCCTTAATGGCTTATTGCACAACGAACTGGCCGCTATCGACCAGTATTTCACCCACTCAAGAATGTACGATGATTGGGGATTAAAAAGGTTATACCATCAGTTAGACCATGAAATGCAGGAAGAAATTACCCATGCGGATGCCTTAATCAAACGGATTTTATTTTTAGAAGGCACGCCTAACTTAAAAGATCGCCGGGATCTGCTTATCGGCAATGATGTCCCCAGTATGTTGAAAAATGATCTGGTGCTGGAAATGGAAGTGGTGGCGGCATTAAAAGCCAGTATCGAATTGTGCGAGCAGGAAAGTGACTTTCAAAGCCGGGAAATGTTGGAGAAGCTGCTTGAAGATACCGAAGAAGACCATGTTTACTGGCTGGAGAAACAGCTGGGGTTAATCGATAAAATCGGATTGCAGAATTATATTCAGTCCCAAATGTCAGGCGATAGTGAATAAGGCGAAATTATGAAAGGTGACAGCAAGGCGATAGCCTTATTGAATAAAGCGTTAGGTATCAAACTGGTGGCGATCAACCAATACTTTCTTCATGCCCGCATGTATAAAAACTGGGGCGTAGATGAATTAAATGAGGCGGATTACGATCAATCGATCTTAAAAATGAAACATGCCGATAAACTTATCGAGCGGATTTTATTTTTAGAAGGTTTACCTAATTTACAGGATCTGGGGCGGTTATTTATCGGTGAAAATACCCCGGAAATGTTAAAGAGCAACCTGGAGCTGGAGCATAACTGCCGGGAAATTCTCCAGGAATTGATCCGCGAATGTGAACTGCTTAAGGATTATATCAGCCGGGATTTAGGGGAAGATATTCTTGAAGATGTTGAAGAGCAAATTGACTGGATCGAAAGTCAAGAGTACCTGATTGCCCATGCCGGCCTGGAAAATTATATACAGTCAAAAATGGGAGATGATTAACGGTTTGTCTTAATCTTTAGCCAAAATCTGCTGGATAGAGCGGCCGGAATTAACGCTGTTGGTTGCCGAACATAACAACCGGGCATTTGCTTAAGCGTGTCAGGCGACGTCTGCCTGCGCTTCTGCTATTTGCATCAGTTTGCTATTGAGGATTTTTTTCGTACACTGGCAGCATTTTCCACACTGTGAGCCGACTTTAAGCTCAGCAGTCAGATCTTTCAGGGTATGCGCGCCATCGTCTATGGATTCTGCAATTTTACTGTCGGTTACACCGTGACAGATACATACGTACATAAATTTTCTTTGTCAGTTCAATTCATCTTGACTACATCATAATCTAAGTGAGAATGATTATCAACTTTGTTAACTTGATTTAAGACAAAGTTTTTGTCGCTTTATTGCTCCCGGGTCCAGCCAACAGGAATGTTCTCTTTGACCAGCTGGGTGATACTGACATTGATGATATTATGCTCTTTTCCCACTTCCTGAGCAAATTCAGAGGGTTGATGACTTCGAGCTATGATCATCGCCTTGGGGTACTTTCCCCTGAGCCATAAGGCGGTGCGTAAATTATCTTCTGCCGAACCTGTGCCTAAAATAATCACCGGCTCTACTTTGGTTAAATCGACTTTTGTGCTGAGTTTTTGCCAGACCTCAGGGTGGGAAATATTGCCTTCGAAAACCTCGCGCCGCTCAAAATTAGACAGGTGCAGCTGTTCATCCACCACCAGTACCCGGCGGTTGGCATCGACATCTATGATGGCCAGGGTATCAATCTCCTGTTTGGCATGTTGCTGCAACTCTTCCAGTATGGTTTGCCCGAATAAGCCGAAACCGGCAAGCACCACCACATCTTTAGGTTGGGTCTGCTGAAAGTGCTGGATTAATTTATGCCTGACCAGGCCGGCGGCGGCCAGCTGATAGGAGTTAAAATTAATACATTGCTGGGCGACATGTG
It includes:
- a CDS encoding efflux RND transporter periplasmic adaptor subunit, encoding MAKTSYLNTLTLTAMLLMPVAVIAQGFPPASVNVVPAKITPLSPVSWVSGTLVSPNNSQIAAEVSGRLVTLLHPGTRVRKGDILATVDDSQLLIQQQQDLAAIENAKAKLIFLQSEVERKKTLAKINLSAITDLDENISQRDIARGELTIAETKLARTRQNLAFTRLKAPFNGLVVERLSNQGEYVKDGTAIIRVVETENIEASVFAPLTAYRYLQKAKNLAVESPLGKGLAKIKSLIPVADQRSHLMEVRLDMSGFDWPIGLDIKVAIAYGESKTVLAVPRDALVLRREGASIFRINGENLAEQIPIKVGIGAGNMVQVIGDVREGDNIVIRGAERLNPGQAVKINKNNQELISGQ
- a CDS encoding (2Fe-2S)-binding protein, translating into MYVCICHGVTDSKIAESIDDGAHTLKDLTAELKVGSQCGKCCQCTKKILNSKLMQIAEAQADVA
- the bfr gene encoding bacterioferritin, whose amino-acid sequence is MKGNDKVLASLNGLLHNELAAIDQYFTHSRMYDDWGLKRLYHQLDHEMQEEITHADALIKRILFLEGTPNLKDRRDLLIGNDVPSMLKNDLVLEMEVVAALKASIELCEQESDFQSREMLEKLLEDTEEDHVYWLEKQLGLIDKIGLQNYIQSQMSGDSE
- the bfr gene encoding bacterioferritin, giving the protein MKGDSKAIALLNKALGIKLVAINQYFLHARMYKNWGVDELNEADYDQSILKMKHADKLIERILFLEGLPNLQDLGRLFIGENTPEMLKSNLELEHNCREILQELIRECELLKDYISRDLGEDILEDVEEQIDWIESQEYLIAHAGLENYIQSKMGDD